In Gadus chalcogrammus isolate NIFS_2021 chromosome 1, NIFS_Gcha_1.0, whole genome shotgun sequence, the sequence CTGAGGACAGAACATGAGCACCAAAACCAACGATGACATCATACAACACCGAAGGTAAAACACATGTTCATAATATGTACACAGTTGTTATAAACTTAAATCATTGACAGGCTACTAGTATGCGTCAATCTCCTGTTTGTTGTCCACTCTTAAATCTCCAACCGTTGAAAGCCTTGTCCAATTCAGTCTTCATCCATTAATAGAGATTGTATTGATGTAACTCGTCCTGTTCTTCTGCTTCTCAATAACTACCGTCTGATCATATAAAAATATTACTATGATCTCCTGTTTCTCACTCTCACCCGTCGAATAAAACAGTATTACTGTTATCGTGCTTCACCCTCCGTTCATTGTAAACATACAGAGTAACTGTTTCTCCTGCTTTGTCACTTACTCCCTCCCGTCTGAACACGCAGTGGGACATTCTGTTATGGTGGAGGTTAGTCCAGACATCCATATCTGTGGCTTCTGCAAGCAGCAGTACAATAACTTTGAAGTATTCCTCGCCCACAAGCAAAATGGCTGTTCGCTACAAACCTCTGACATATCTACCTCTACTGCAACTCCTGCAATCACAGGTAAACCAAGTGATCATTCTACTGCCCACCTCCTTGTTAACTGAATTTGAATTAAATCAAACGGATACCCAGCAGAGTTCTGTTTTCATATTCCCTTTGTTGGCAGTGGATGTAGGCTAGGTAACAATCCTCCTGGTCTTTTTTTACTCTTCAGATTCCAGCGCAGAGTTTGTTTACGAGGAAACCTACCAGACGTGTGTTATGAGGGGTGTCAAAAAGATCCTGTCCAAAGCGCAAAAAAACCCTTCCAAAAAACTAAAACCTGCGCTGACTTCAAAGAGACACAGCTGCTGTTTCTCAGGTCGGTGCCTCTTGTCGTTAACGACTCCTAACACATTCTTTCCGTTCTGCTGCTGGGAGAACTGCAGTACCTGCCAGTCACATCCAACCTTTGAGTGTTTCATTTTGTGAGCGAACTGTTTTCAATTCCAATCCCACACAGGTCTGAGACTTCACACACCTCGTAAAAACTAAATTTCTCCACATCTGTAGGTTGCACCTTTAAGACCCAGTATGGCCAAAAGGACATGGAGCGCCATCTCAAAACGCATACAGGTACGCTCACCCTATCCTGAATATCTCCAGAGTGTTTTTATAGAAGTGATATGGTGTAAAACGTCCtgtgctgttgtttttgttcctCAAGGCGAGAAGCCGTTTGAGTGTGAGCTGTGCCACAAGCGCTTCAGCCGGCGCGACAAACTCAACATGCACAGCCGCTCGCACACGGGGGAGAAGCCGCACAAGTGCAAACACTGTCCGTACGCGGCGGCCGACAGCAGCAGTCTGAAGAAGCACCTCCGCATCCACTATGACGAGCGGCCCTTCAAGTGCCAGATCTGCCCCTACGCCAGCCGCAACTCCAGCCAGCTCACGGTCCACCTCCGCTCCCACACTGGTATGTCGTCGACTACCTGTCCTTGGCCCGGGAATAGTTCTGTAGTACCTTTTGCCAAGATGGGACCTAACGGTATGCATTGTTTTGTCGTTTTCACCAGGGGACGCGCCTTTCCAGTGCCAACAGTGCGACGCCAAGTTCAAGATCAACTCAGACCTGAAAAGGCACGTTCGCATTCACTcgggcgagaagccctacaagtgtgacttTTGTGAATACCGCTGTGCGATGAAGGGCAACCTGAAGTCGCACATCCAGATCAAGCACGGCTCCCAGAACTCCTTCCAATGCCCACACTGTGACTTCCAGTGTGCCAACAAGACGGCCCTGCGGCAGCACTCCCGGGAGCACCTGCCCCTCCAGCCTGTTAAGTGTTCCAAGTGCACTTACTCGTGCTCCAGCAAGGGGGCGCTCAAGGTCCACGAGAGAGTTCACTCCGAGGAGCGACCCTTCAAATGTGACTTTTGCAGCTTTGCGTCCAAGCAGCGCAGTAACCTGGTCATCCACAAGAAGAAGTGCCACTCGGATAAGCCCGGCAAAGGGAGCAGTGTTGGCGGCAAATCCGGCACCGCGGGAGCGAAGAGTGTGGACTGGGACGTCCCCAAGCCGGCCAGCTCGCGCTACCGCGCCAAACTGGACGCGGCGCGGGCCTTCCGCTGCGACGTATGCAACGCCTCTTTCGTCCGGGAAGACTCCCTGCGCAGTCACAGGAAGCAGCACCGAgggacccacaatgcactgcagcTGCACCTCTCCTGTCAGCCCGGTGGCGGGGCCGTCGGCCCGGAGCAGGGCGACgcccgcctccagctcccgCTGCCCTCCGAGCCGCTGGGTCAGTACGGCAGCGCCCAGCTGAAGATCATCGTGTCCCACCCCCTGGGCCCGGAGGACGCCCTGATGCAGGCGGTGGCGGCGGACGGTCACCACCAGGCCAAGGCCaacatgctgctgctgggccccGACGGACAGGACATGGCGGTGAACTCCATGATCCAGCAGGTCAACCTGCTGACCCCCGTGCAGCCGTCGACCCTCGGCGggcccacctcctcccactACGGGGGCGGGGGGACGGTCCTCCTGACCCAGCTGGGTCCGGGGGACGCTGGGGGCCACGTGCTGCACCAGGCACTGCTGCAGACCGGGGGCGGCGCAGCGCAGGGTCCCGGCGCCAACGCCACACAGACCTTCTTGGCGACCTGCTCGGACATCGAGAGCCTCAGCGCGCTCATCCAGGAGGGGGGCACCGAGGTCACCGTGGTGACGGAAGGCATCGGCGCGTCGACGGCGTCCCCCGCGGCCGGCGCTCCgatggaggaggcggcggccgcGAGGGCGGTGGCGTGCGTGGGCAACAGCGCCTTGGCGTGCGTGGCCGGAGGGGGGGGACTGCTGGTGCCTAGCATCCACCTGGGCGGTCAGGGCGTGGTCCTCCACAGCCTGCCGCTCATCGTGTCCAGCCAGACCCACAGAGGCCCCTTGGACCAGCTCCCCACCAGCACGCTCTACACAGACTCAGAAGCACATATAGAGGGAATGTCCCAATGACTCTGGATCAGGTGAGGACCTGAGCTGGCAATGAAAGCCGGAGAGATTGCTGTCCTAAAGCTATATAGATTGTATTGCTGCATCACAGAGAATGGGTAGATTTGATTCTATGCTTCTCGATGCTAAATAGGCCGGGATTAGACACTTTTCATGGATGAGCTCTAATCCATTACATGAGGTCACgagctgtgtgtggtgtggagc encodes:
- the zfp64 gene encoding zinc finger protein 64, which encodes MTSYNTEVGHSVMVEVSPDIHICGFCKQQYNNFEVFLAHKQNGCSLQTSDISTSTATPAITDSSAEFVYEETYQTCVMRGVKKILSKAQKNPSKKLKPALTSKRHSCCFSGCTFKTQYGQKDMERHLKTHTGEKPFECELCHKRFSRRDKLNMHSRSHTGEKPHKCKHCPYAAADSSSLKKHLRIHYDERPFKCQICPYASRNSSQLTVHLRSHTGDAPFQCQQCDAKFKINSDLKRHVRIHSGEKPYKCDFCEYRCAMKGNLKSHIQIKHGSQNSFQCPHCDFQCANKTALRQHSREHLPLQPVKCSKCTYSCSSKGALKVHERVHSEERPFKCDFCSFASKQRSNLVIHKKKCHSDKPGKGSSVGGKSGTAGAKSVDWDVPKPASSRYRAKLDAARAFRCDVCNASFVREDSLRSHRKQHRGTHNALQLHLSCQPGGGAVGPEQGDARLQLPLPSEPLGQYGSAQLKIIVSHPLGPEDALMQAVAADGHHQAKANMLLLGPDGQDMAVNSMIQQVNLLTPVQPSTLGGPTSSHYGGGGTVLLTQLGPGDAGGHVLHQALLQTGGGAAQGPGANATQTFLATCSDIESLSALIQEGGTEVTVVTEGIGASTASPAAGAPMEEAAAARAVACVGNSALACVAGGGGLLVPSIHLGGQGVVLHSLPLIVSSQTHRGPLDQLPTSTLYTDSEAHIEGMSQ